Proteins encoded within one genomic window of Deltaproteobacteria bacterium:
- a CDS encoding carbonic anhydrase: protein MARKDIIKLLAGFKRFKDKYFDNENSIYHKLSSDGQTPKTLIIGCCDSRVDPAIISSASPGDLFIVRNVANLVPPFEKLGGVHGVSAAIEFAVVNLKVENILILGHRQCGGIRSLFLDNKKETTFISLWMKIAEKAKNQVLEKFPDADTETLCRHCELESIKVSLENLHSFPFVKQALIEREINILGVYFDLEQGKLWEYDEQILDFKTIEI, encoded by the coding sequence ATGGCTAGAAAAGATATTATTAAATTATTAGCGGGATTTAAAAGATTTAAGGATAAATACTTTGATAACGAAAACTCAATTTATCATAAATTGTCTTCTGATGGCCAAACCCCCAAGACCTTAATTATTGGTTGTTGCGATTCACGTGTGGATCCTGCAATTATTTCTTCCGCTTCCCCAGGGGATTTGTTTATCGTTAGAAATGTGGCAAATTTGGTTCCTCCCTTTGAAAAACTAGGTGGAGTCCATGGAGTCAGTGCAGCGATTGAGTTCGCTGTTGTGAATTTAAAAGTAGAAAATATATTAATTCTGGGGCACCGTCAGTGTGGTGGCATTCGCTCCCTTTTTCTTGATAATAAAAAAGAAACAACATTTATATCTCTTTGGATGAAGATTGCAGAAAAAGCCAAAAACCAAGTCTTAGAAAAATTTCCAGATGCAGATACTGAGACGCTTTGTCGCCATTGCGAACTAGAGTCTATAAAAGTTTCTTTGGAGAATCTGCATAGTTTTCCTTTTGTAAAGCAAGCCTTAATAGAAAGAGAAATCAATATTTTAGGAGTCTATTTTGATCTTGAGCAGGGAAAGCTCTGGGAGTACGACGAACAGATTTTAGATTTCAAGACTATAGAAATATAG